The following coding sequences lie in one Candidatus Hydrogenedentota bacterium genomic window:
- a CDS encoding efflux RND transporter permease subunit: protein MPWLGAFAVVACVLGPLAWAVSRLKSPLDSALALDERGSLKDRVSSAWEFLHYEGELDEPRRLQVRDAIRHAESLSVPSLFRLRLTRTALALPVFAGLFAASFFVPARLNPKTAEASVDARKQLQLKELTDVQKDIEREVKENPELENVLRDLKTIETRFQQGEMSERDVMIELARLEESLRKQGMQPGIDALEGEAGQMAPNLMASELTRGAAMALQEKDFEKAADEIASLAEKMKNQELSQEERDKLAMALGVAASKLGGDKKSALSSDLEQASEGLKSNDSQKFGDACRSLSNKLSSLGKYNQMKKASKRLSMCKSSLGQCKACKECNGAGCDACNGKGREGGSKGEGQGQGNGHGENSDKSNSPSLNWGTGTANPIGDPNRLAESYRKMIQASAQSTGEGPVESEVESVEGQTSPSQLDAKDVYADYASVAEEAIEREEIPLSQRLHVKRYFQTIRPAD, encoded by the coding sequence GTGCCATGGCTTGGGGCGTTTGCCGTCGTAGCGTGCGTGTTGGGACCGCTGGCGTGGGCCGTGAGCCGCCTGAAATCGCCCTTGGATTCCGCGCTCGCACTGGACGAGCGCGGCTCTTTGAAGGATCGGGTATCCAGCGCGTGGGAGTTTCTGCATTACGAGGGGGAACTGGATGAACCGCGCCGGTTGCAGGTACGCGACGCGATACGGCACGCAGAGAGTCTTAGTGTTCCTTCTTTGTTCCGGCTTCGGCTGACGCGGACCGCCCTTGCTTTGCCCGTGTTCGCGGGACTCTTTGCGGCGAGCTTCTTCGTACCGGCCAGGCTAAATCCAAAGACTGCCGAGGCGTCGGTGGACGCCCGCAAGCAACTTCAACTCAAAGAACTCACGGATGTGCAGAAAGACATCGAGCGTGAAGTGAAAGAGAACCCTGAGTTGGAGAATGTCCTTCGAGACTTGAAGACCATCGAAACGAGGTTCCAGCAAGGTGAGATGTCCGAACGGGACGTCATGATCGAATTGGCCAGGCTGGAAGAGAGTCTACGCAAGCAAGGGATGCAGCCGGGGATCGACGCGCTAGAGGGTGAGGCCGGCCAGATGGCCCCGAATCTCATGGCGAGCGAGTTGACTCGTGGCGCGGCCATGGCTCTGCAGGAGAAGGATTTCGAGAAAGCAGCGGACGAAATCGCTTCGCTAGCCGAGAAGATGAAGAATCAGGAGTTGTCGCAGGAGGAACGAGACAAACTCGCGATGGCACTGGGGGTTGCTGCGTCGAAACTGGGGGGAGACAAGAAGTCCGCGCTATCTTCCGATTTAGAGCAGGCCAGTGAAGGATTGAAGTCCAATGACTCTCAGAAATTCGGGGACGCCTGCCGATCCTTGAGCAACAAGCTGTCCAGCCTAGGCAAGTACAACCAGATGAAGAAGGCGAGCAAGCGCCTGAGCATGTGCAAGAGTTCGCTGGGGCAGTGCAAGGCATGCAAGGAATGCAATGGAGCCGGTTGCGATGCATGCAACGGCAAGGGCAGAGAAGGAGGAAGCAAGGGGGAAGGTCAGGGGCAAGGCAATGGACATGGCGAGAACTCCGACAAGTCCAATTCCCCTTCCCTGAATTGGGGAACAGGCACGGCAAATCCCATCGGTGATCCCAATCGCCTTGCGGAAAGCTACCGAAAGATGATTCAAGCGTCCGCCCAATCAACCGGCGAAGGTCCAGTCGAATCCGAAGTCGAGTCTGTGGAAGGGCAGACTTCGCCGAGTCAGTTGGACGCGAAAGACGTGTACGCAGACTACGCGTCCGTCGCGGAGGAAGCCATAGAACGCGAGGAGATTCCGCTGAGTCAGCGGCTGCACGTGAAGCGCTACTTTCAGACGATCCGTCCCGCCGATTGA